Proteins encoded together in one Thermococcus barophilus MP window:
- the gltA gene encoding NADPH-dependent glutamate synthase, with amino-acid sequence MPKRQIIKERVPTPERPPEERNKDFFEVNLGYDFELAKKEAERCLQCPEKYAPCIKGCPVNINIPAFIAKIKEGDIRGALEVIWACNSLPAITGRVCPQEDQCEGVCVMGKVGDPINIGKLERFVADYAREKGIDAELLGEQIKGIKKNGRKVAVIGAGPAGLTCAAELAKMGYDVTIFEALHKPGGVLIYGIPEFRLPKQIVKKELENLKKLGVKIETNTLVGKTVTFDELREEYDAIFIGTGAGTPRFVKWEGINLNGIYSANEFLTRINLMKAYEFPEYDTPIKVGKRVAVIGGGNTAMDAARSALRLGAEVWILYRRTRKEMTARIEEIHHAEEEGVKFMFLVSPKRFIGDEHGNLKAIELEKMKLGEPDETGRRRPIPTGETFIMEFDTAVIAIGQTPNKTFFQTVPDLKVDSKGRIIVDGNLMTSIPGVFAGGDAIRGEATVILAMGDGRKAAKAIHEYLSKEA; translated from the coding sequence ATGCCAAAAAGGCAGATTATCAAGGAGAGGGTTCCAACTCCAGAGAGGCCACCAGAGGAGAGGAACAAGGACTTCTTTGAGGTTAACCTCGGTTATGATTTTGAGCTTGCAAAGAAAGAAGCTGAGCGCTGTTTGCAGTGTCCAGAAAAATACGCTCCGTGTATTAAAGGTTGTCCCGTAAACATAAACATTCCCGCCTTCATAGCCAAGATTAAAGAAGGGGACATTAGAGGAGCCTTAGAAGTTATTTGGGCTTGTAATTCTTTGCCTGCCATTACAGGCAGGGTCTGCCCACAAGAAGACCAATGCGAAGGAGTCTGCGTAATGGGCAAAGTAGGCGACCCAATAAACATAGGAAAACTCGAAAGATTCGTAGCAGACTACGCAAGAGAAAAAGGAATAGATGCCGAGCTATTAGGGGAGCAAATAAAAGGAATAAAGAAGAACGGAAGGAAAGTCGCAGTCATCGGAGCCGGACCGGCTGGTTTAACATGCGCCGCAGAATTAGCAAAAATGGGTTATGACGTAACAATCTTCGAAGCCCTCCACAAACCGGGAGGAGTCCTAATATACGGAATCCCAGAATTCAGACTACCAAAACAAATCGTGAAAAAAGAGCTTGAGAACCTCAAAAAGCTTGGAGTAAAAATTGAGACAAACACATTAGTAGGGAAAACAGTTACATTTGACGAGCTGAGGGAAGAGTACGATGCCATCTTTATAGGAACCGGTGCAGGGACGCCAAGATTTGTCAAATGGGAGGGCATAAACCTGAATGGAATTTACTCAGCTAACGAATTCCTAACAAGAATAAACCTCATGAAGGCTTATGAATTCCCCGAATATGACACTCCAATAAAAGTAGGAAAGAGGGTCGCTGTTATCGGCGGCGGAAACACAGCAATGGACGCAGCCCGTTCTGCGTTGAGGCTTGGTGCTGAAGTCTGGATCCTCTACAGAAGAACAAGAAAAGAGATGACTGCTCGTATAGAGGAAATTCACCACGCTGAAGAAGAAGGAGTTAAATTCATGTTCTTAGTCTCACCCAAGCGCTTTATAGGAGATGAACACGGTAACTTGAAGGCAATAGAGCTTGAGAAGATGAAGCTTGGAGAGCCAGATGAGACCGGTAGGAGGAGACCAATTCCAACTGGAGAAACGTTCATCATGGAGTTTGATACTGCAGTAATTGCCATCGGACAAACACCAAACAAAACGTTCTTCCAGACGGTTCCAGATTTGAAGGTTGACAGCAAGGGAAGGATAATAGTTGATGGGAATTTGATGACTTCGATTCCTGGAGTTTTTGCGGGTGGGGATGCAATAAGAGGAGAAGCAACCGTAATCTTAGCAATGGGAGATGGAAGAAAAGCAGCAAAAGCAATACACGAATACCTAAGCAAAGAGGCTTAG
- a CDS encoding DUF257 family protein — protein MRRAFEAVTRIMDSLKMGETVLLIYDESLIPEFSFLFFVEYASQKGVPVIVDDILDSLYVIKQHLEFIGIDTKFFENITVIKVGGTNIVGNVRQHIPLEGAYREKYRLAVREVYKEKSNAINLVLGIENLFYLSTKPSDVMDVISELISFLGEKSRIAVYIINKNITEKAPVNPLPFFERIASTVIYTESHPRKAVLRIGKCSSLELVGKSLVIELDDLLQYWGR, from the coding sequence ATGAGAAGAGCATTTGAAGCTGTAACCCGAATTATGGACTCCCTGAAAATGGGTGAGACTGTACTGTTAATATATGATGAATCATTAATTCCCGAATTTTCATTTTTGTTTTTTGTTGAGTATGCATCTCAGAAGGGTGTTCCAGTTATTGTAGATGATATTCTCGACTCACTTTATGTTATTAAACAGCACTTGGAGTTCATTGGGATAGATACTAAGTTTTTTGAAAACATCACCGTTATCAAAGTTGGAGGCACAAACATAGTTGGAAACGTTCGCCAGCACATACCATTGGAAGGTGCTTATAGGGAGAAGTACCGCCTGGCGGTTAGAGAAGTTTACAAGGAGAAGAGTAATGCCATAAATCTCGTACTGGGAATTGAAAACCTTTTTTACTTATCAACAAAACCCAGTGATGTCATGGATGTAATCTCCGAATTGATATCTTTCTTAGGCGAAAAAAGTCGCATAGCAGTATATATAATTAACAAAAATATCACGGAAAAAGCACCAGTGAATCCTCTTCCTTTCTTTGAGAGGATTGCAAGTACTGTTATATATACAGAATCCCATCCAAGAAAAGCAGTATTAAGGATTGGGAAATGCTCATCTCTTGAGTTGGTTGGAAAGTCTCTCGTAATAGAACTTGATGATCTACTCCAGTACTGGGGACGGTGA
- the shyB gene encoding NAD(P)-dependent hydrogenase/sulfhydrogenase 2 subunit beta gives MRYVKLPSENFEEFFNSLKNWGTVYAPVKQGNIYSFKQVGTLEEVSLNYTRTMLPPKKFFVKPREILLKLKNGKWEENRKAEKIVLFGVHSCDVHGLQILDKVYLEEPADPYYKERRENTIIIGISCMPDEYCFCKSLGTHFAMHGFDLFLHELPDGWLVRVGSVKGHEIAWANESLFEDIDEEDLKHFKEFEEKRSASFKKHLNKEGLADLLDLAFDSPVWKKYERICLGCGNCNMVCPTCRCYEVCDYWVNAYEAVRVRRYDSCFMESHGLVAGGHNFRPTRLDRFRHRYYCKSYFDPSAGFNCVGCGRCDEFCPAKIEHVKVLDEIREALK, from the coding sequence TTGAGATATGTAAAGCTTCCCTCTGAGAATTTTGAGGAGTTTTTCAATTCTCTCAAAAACTGGGGAACCGTTTATGCTCCAGTGAAACAGGGGAACATTTATTCTTTTAAGCAAGTTGGTACTTTAGAAGAAGTTTCATTAAATTACACTCGAACCATGCTTCCCCCGAAGAAATTCTTTGTAAAGCCACGGGAGATACTTTTAAAGTTGAAAAATGGAAAATGGGAAGAAAACAGAAAAGCTGAAAAAATAGTTCTCTTTGGAGTTCACTCATGCGACGTTCATGGACTTCAAATTCTTGATAAGGTATATCTTGAAGAACCCGCGGATCCCTACTACAAAGAAAGGCGGGAAAACACCATTATCATAGGGATAAGTTGCATGCCAGATGAGTACTGTTTCTGCAAGAGCTTAGGAACGCACTTTGCAATGCATGGGTTTGATCTCTTCCTGCATGAGCTTCCAGATGGCTGGCTTGTGAGAGTGGGAAGTGTAAAAGGTCATGAAATCGCATGGGCAAATGAAAGCCTTTTTGAGGATATTGACGAGGAAGATCTGAAGCACTTCAAAGAATTTGAAGAAAAGCGTTCTGCATCATTTAAAAAGCATCTGAACAAGGAAGGGTTGGCGGACTTGCTTGATCTTGCATTTGATAGTCCAGTGTGGAAAAAGTATGAACGCATTTGTCTCGGCTGTGGAAACTGCAACATGGTGTGTCCAACATGCAGATGTTATGAAGTCTGTGACTACTGGGTCAACGCATATGAGGCGGTGAGGGTCAGGAGATATGATTCTTGTTTCATGGAAAGCCATGGGCTTGTTGCGGGTGGTCACAACTTTAGACCAACGCGTTTGGATCGTTTCAGACATCGATACTACTGTAAAAGCTATTTTGATCCATCTGCGGGTTTCAACTGTGTTGGATGCGGCAGGTGTGATGAGTTCTGTCCAGCTAAGATAGAACACGTTAAGGTTCTTGATGAGATTAGGGAGGCGTTGAAATGA
- the shyC gene encoding NAD(P)-dependent hydrogenase/sulfhydrogenase 2 subunit gamma: MNPFQTYDARILEVKELTPREKLFTLRFVDPEINREFTYRPGQFVIVDIRGFGEFPISLCSSPTRTGYFQLCIRRVGRMTKYIHKLKEGDIVGIRGPYGNGFPMEAMEGSNLLLVAGGLGMAPLRSVLWYAIDSGKYEQIYLFYGTKSYEDILFRDEIIHLLKHGEAMNCRVKLAYEVESPSCIYLEKGFAPKVCKGVVTDLFRGEEFDVDNTYALICGPPVMYRFVIRELLDRKLAPGRIYMTLERRMRCGIGKCGHCIVGTSTSIKYICKDGPVFTYWEALSTRGLI; the protein is encoded by the coding sequence ATGAACCCCTTTCAAACCTATGATGCGAGAATTTTGGAAGTAAAGGAGCTTACTCCGAGGGAAAAGCTTTTCACTCTTAGGTTTGTAGACCCAGAAATTAACAGGGAATTTACCTACCGGCCAGGTCAGTTTGTTATAGTTGACATCCGGGGTTTTGGTGAATTCCCAATAAGTCTATGTTCCTCCCCAACGAGGACGGGGTACTTCCAGCTGTGTATAAGAAGGGTAGGAAGGATGACAAAATATATTCACAAACTTAAAGAGGGAGATATTGTGGGCATTCGGGGACCTTATGGCAATGGCTTCCCTATGGAGGCTATGGAAGGCTCTAATCTGCTCTTGGTTGCTGGGGGTCTTGGGATGGCTCCGTTGAGAAGTGTTCTGTGGTATGCCATTGACAGCGGAAAGTACGAGCAGATATACCTGTTTTATGGAACCAAAAGCTATGAAGATATTCTCTTCAGAGATGAGATAATTCACCTTCTTAAACATGGAGAGGCTATGAACTGCAGGGTAAAGCTTGCCTATGAGGTTGAGAGCCCTTCCTGCATATACCTCGAGAAGGGCTTTGCTCCCAAGGTCTGCAAAGGGGTTGTGACAGATTTGTTCAGAGGGGAGGAGTTTGATGTGGACAATACATATGCCTTAATATGCGGACCTCCGGTAATGTACAGATTTGTGATAAGGGAGCTCTTGGACAGAAAGCTTGCCCCTGGCAGGATTTACATGACGCTTGAGAGAAGAATGAGATGCGGGATAGGGAAGTGTGGGCACTGCATTGTAGGAACCAGCACGTCAATAAAATACATCTGCAAAGATGGACCCGTCTTCACTTACTGGGAAGCTCTCTCCACAAGGGGGTTGATCTAA
- a CDS encoding asparagine synthetase A: MNAVQLVKREIAPAMEVQTKIIEYMTRFFVGKGFKWLLPVMLSSITDPLWPDPAASEALKPPEIEAYGGKLRLMHSMILHKQLAVAMGIDKLFILSPNIRLEGREADDGRHAYEFTQLDFEIAYATMDDVMSLIEEAISGLFKEARKWEILEELGREVPKAKPPFKRFTLEEIKAEFGDEDKASEAMDEPFWITDIEREFYDREDPERPGHFRNYDLYLPWGYGEVSSGGEREWEYDIIVRKMKKAGISLEAFKPYLEVAKAGLLKPTAGAGIGMERLVRFIVGAKHIAEVQPFPRIPGIPAII, translated from the coding sequence ATGAATGCTGTTCAATTAGTTAAAAGAGAAATTGCCCCAGCTATGGAAGTTCAGACCAAGATTATTGAATATATGACAAGGTTTTTTGTCGGCAAAGGGTTTAAGTGGTTGCTTCCAGTGATGCTCAGCTCGATAACTGATCCTCTCTGGCCAGATCCAGCGGCAAGTGAAGCCTTAAAGCCCCCAGAGATAGAGGCATATGGTGGAAAGCTTAGATTAATGCATAGTATGATTTTGCACAAGCAATTGGCAGTTGCTATGGGAATAGACAAGTTGTTCATACTTTCTCCAAACATAAGACTCGAAGGAAGAGAAGCTGACGATGGAAGACATGCATATGAGTTCACCCAGCTCGACTTTGAAATAGCATATGCAACCATGGACGACGTCATGAGCTTAATCGAAGAGGCGATCTCTGGGCTTTTCAAAGAGGCAAGAAAGTGGGAGATCCTTGAAGAACTTGGCAGAGAAGTTCCAAAGGCTAAGCCACCGTTTAAGCGCTTTACTCTGGAGGAAATCAAAGCAGAATTTGGTGATGAAGATAAGGCGAGTGAAGCAATGGATGAACCATTCTGGATTACTGATATTGAGAGAGAATTCTACGATAGAGAAGATCCAGAGAGGCCAGGACACTTCAGAAACTATGACTTGTACTTACCATGGGGTTACGGTGAGGTCTCAAGCGGCGGCGAGAGAGAGTGGGAGTACGATATAATCGTCAGGAAGATGAAAAAAGCTGGGATAAGCCTTGAGGCATTCAAACCATACTTAGAGGTTGCCAAAGCTGGTTTACTAAAGCCTACAGCGGGGGCTGGCATAGGCATGGAGAGATTAGTGAGGTTCATTGTCGGAGCAAAGCACATAGCAGAAGTTCAGCCATTCCCGAGAATTCCAGGTATTCCGGCGATTATTTGA
- the shyA gene encoding NAD(P)-dependent hydrogenase/sulfhydrogenase 2 subunit alpha, whose amino-acid sequence MILELGEFTRVEGNGKAEVIIENGEVKEARVKIVEGPRFFELLTLGRYYWDVPDLEARICAICYLAHSFASVLGIENAFGVKVPEEIQLLRELGLIGEILESHSLHLYLLVAPDLFGYPDAIRMASKHGEIVREGLALKAFGNYIREVIGGREIHGINVKPGGFGRYPTEDELEKIDKSCDALLRFAKRAVNIFATQEVFGAVPEYHVATDGYLYGEKLIASDGERFDYFEHIEEKSLPYSFAKQSHYKGSVFMTGALSRLMVKSDRLTPIAKELFEQHKEKLSRGYVSLNNLAQAIELVYSLERAKEIVSTLLDHGIKGENVPIEPKEGEGIGYVEAPRGVLIHHYRIDENGNITYSNIITPTALNHALMELSLYEEARKQYGTVDENFLKHKLEETVRAFDPCISCSVHFVRL is encoded by the coding sequence GTGATCCTTGAACTTGGGGAATTCACGAGGGTTGAGGGAAACGGAAAGGCGGAAGTTATCATTGAAAACGGGGAAGTCAAAGAAGCGAGGGTGAAAATAGTTGAGGGTCCAAGATTCTTTGAATTGCTGACACTCGGCAGGTATTATTGGGATGTTCCAGATTTGGAAGCAAGAATTTGTGCAATCTGCTATCTGGCGCATTCGTTTGCCTCGGTGCTTGGGATAGAGAATGCCTTCGGAGTTAAAGTCCCGGAGGAGATTCAGCTTTTGAGGGAGCTTGGTTTGATTGGAGAAATTCTTGAGAGCCACAGCCTTCATCTCTATCTTCTGGTCGCCCCCGATTTGTTCGGCTATCCAGATGCTATCAGAATGGCAAGCAAACATGGGGAGATAGTGAGAGAGGGACTCGCACTCAAGGCATTTGGTAACTACATCAGGGAAGTGATAGGGGGAAGAGAAATTCATGGAATAAATGTTAAGCCCGGAGGATTCGGGAGGTATCCTACAGAGGATGAGCTTGAAAAAATTGATAAAAGCTGTGATGCACTTTTAAGGTTTGCAAAAAGGGCAGTTAACATCTTTGCAACTCAAGAAGTTTTTGGGGCGGTTCCTGAATACCATGTTGCTACGGATGGTTACCTCTACGGAGAAAAGCTGATTGCATCTGATGGAGAAAGGTTCGATTATTTCGAGCATATCGAAGAAAAATCTCTGCCCTACAGCTTTGCAAAGCAGAGCCATTATAAGGGAAGTGTCTTCATGACTGGAGCCCTCTCAAGGTTAATGGTTAAATCTGACAGGCTAACACCGATTGCAAAGGAGCTGTTTGAACAGCATAAGGAAAAGTTATCTCGGGGGTATGTTAGCCTAAACAACTTAGCACAGGCAATTGAGCTTGTATATTCACTTGAGAGAGCTAAGGAGATTGTGAGTACTCTCTTGGATCATGGGATCAAAGGGGAAAATGTTCCAATAGAGCCTAAAGAGGGGGAGGGAATAGGATACGTTGAGGCTCCCAGAGGGGTTCTCATTCATCACTACAGAATTGACGAAAATGGAAACATCACTTATTCGAACATAATAACCCCCACTGCATTAAACCATGCATTGATGGAGCTGAGCCTTTATGAGGAAGCAAGAAAACAGTATGGCACTGTAGATGAAAACTTTCTGAAGCACAAGCTTGAAGAAACTGTCAGAGCCTTTGACCCATGTATCTCCTGTTCGGTACATTTTGTTAGGCTTTAG
- the shyD gene encoding NAD(P)-dependent hydrogenase/sulfhydrogenase 2 subunit delta: MKLGVFELTDCGGCALNILFLYEKLFDLLEFYDIKEFHMASSFKEHDHLDVAIVTGTVSCQRDLEVLRHARNYSNYLIALGTCATHGSVQGAVEGKLRDKLEKVYGTRANTMKALDPKPVVEYVAVDFALPGCPYDKMEIYQLLLDLAKGVEPIKKDYPVCIECKLNEYECVLVKKGLPCLGPITVGGCNAICVKSKLGCIGCRGPLPKEANPAGEFEILKNLGYDEEYLRRKFKTFARGELRW, encoded by the coding sequence CTGAAGCTGGGAGTTTTTGAGCTTACCGACTGTGGAGGCTGTGCTCTAAACATCCTGTTTCTCTACGAGAAGCTGTTTGATCTGCTGGAGTTTTATGACATAAAAGAATTTCACATGGCATCAAGCTTTAAGGAGCATGATCACCTTGACGTTGCGATTGTTACGGGAACGGTATCATGCCAGAGGGATCTGGAAGTTTTAAGGCATGCTCGCAATTATTCCAATTACCTGATCGCATTGGGGACTTGTGCAACTCATGGCTCTGTTCAGGGAGCTGTTGAAGGAAAGCTCAGGGATAAGCTTGAAAAGGTGTATGGGACAAGGGCGAACACCATGAAAGCCCTTGATCCGAAGCCGGTAGTGGAATACGTGGCCGTTGACTTCGCTCTCCCCGGATGCCCTTATGATAAGATGGAGATTTATCAGCTTCTCCTCGATCTTGCAAAGGGTGTGGAGCCAATAAAGAAAGACTATCCAGTGTGTATTGAATGCAAGCTCAATGAATACGAATGTGTCTTGGTAAAAAAGGGACTCCCATGCTTGGGTCCAATCACAGTGGGTGGATGCAATGCTATATGTGTTAAATCGAAACTCGGATGCATAGGGTGCAGGGGGCCTTTGCCAAAGGAAGCAAATCCTGCTGGAGAGTTTGAGATACTGAAGAATCTTGGCTATGATGAAGAGTATCTGCGCAGGAAGTTCAAGACATTTGCAAGGGGTGAGCTGAGATGGTGA
- a CDS encoding nitroreductase family protein — MEFFEVIRRRSIRRFQNKEVPEELIEKILEAAFYSPSSKNRRPWHFVVVKDRGLIKKLAETRPAVRFLETAPLAIVVCGDERISNAWVYDCSIAAEHIQLAATALGLGACWGHIHERMHDDEKTAEDYVRELLGIPKHIRILCIIGIGYPAEEKPEHRKDEIMWERVHLNKFGNRVEQEGRDLLGG, encoded by the coding sequence ATGGAGTTCTTTGAAGTTATAAGGAGAAGAAGCATCAGGAGATTTCAAAATAAAGAAGTTCCAGAGGAGCTTATTGAGAAGATCCTCGAAGCTGCCTTCTATTCTCCAAGCTCAAAGAACAGAAGACCGTGGCACTTTGTGGTGGTGAAGGATAGGGGATTAATAAAGAAGCTTGCCGAAACGAGACCGGCTGTAAGGTTCCTTGAAACAGCACCTTTAGCGATAGTTGTCTGTGGGGATGAGAGGATAAGCAATGCATGGGTTTACGACTGCTCAATAGCTGCTGAGCACATTCAGCTGGCAGCAACTGCCTTGGGCTTGGGTGCCTGCTGGGGTCATATACATGAAAGGATGCACGATGATGAGAAGACAGCCGAGGATTACGTCAGAGAGCTCTTGGGAATTCCCAAGCATATAAGGATTCTCTGCATTATTGGGATTGGGTATCCAGCTGAAGAAAAACCAGAGCACAGAAAAGATGAAATAATGTGGGAGAGGGTGCATCTAAATAAATTTGGGAACAGAGTTGAACAGGAAGGGCGCGACCTTTTAGGAGGATAA
- a CDS encoding sulfide/dihydroorotate dehydrogenase-like FAD/NAD-binding protein — translation MFEILRKEKLAPGINLFEIKAERIAKKAKPGQFVILRLHERGERIPLTIADTNPEKGTVTIVAQEVGKTTHELGTYNVGDFILDFLGPLGKPSHIDRFGTVVMIGGGVGVAEIYPVAKAMKEAGNYVISILGFRTKELVFWEDKLKQVSDEVIVTTNDGSYGMKGFTTHALQKLIDEGRKIDLVHAVGPTIMMKFVAELTKPYGIKTVASLNPIMVDGTGMCGACRVTVGGEIKFACVDGPEFDAHQVNWDELMKRLDYYKDLEKISFEKWKRERGMV, via the coding sequence ATGTTTGAAATTTTGCGTAAAGAAAAATTAGCTCCAGGGATTAATCTCTTCGAAATTAAAGCCGAAAGGATTGCAAAAAAAGCTAAGCCGGGTCAGTTTGTTATACTAAGACTCCACGAAAGGGGAGAAAGAATACCCCTAACAATAGCCGATACCAATCCAGAGAAGGGTACTGTAACAATAGTTGCACAGGAAGTCGGAAAAACAACACACGAACTTGGAACATACAACGTTGGGGACTTCATCCTCGACTTCCTTGGTCCTTTAGGGAAGCCAAGCCACATAGACAGGTTTGGAACGGTTGTGATGATAGGTGGCGGAGTTGGTGTTGCAGAGATCTACCCAGTCGCAAAAGCCATGAAAGAGGCTGGCAATTATGTCATATCAATTCTTGGGTTCAGAACAAAAGAGCTTGTGTTCTGGGAGGATAAGCTGAAACAAGTTAGTGATGAAGTCATAGTAACTACAAATGATGGAAGTTATGGAATGAAAGGATTCACAACTCATGCACTTCAAAAGCTCATAGATGAAGGGAGAAAAATCGATCTTGTCCATGCTGTTGGGCCAACAATTATGATGAAGTTTGTTGCAGAGCTCACGAAGCCATATGGCATAAAGACAGTTGCCAGCTTAAATCCAATCATGGTTGATGGAACTGGAATGTGCGGAGCGTGCAGAGTCACAGTTGGAGGAGAGATAAAATTTGCCTGCGTTGATGGACCAGAGTTCGATGCACATCAAGTGAACTGGGATGAGCTGATGAAGCGTCTGGACTATTACAAGGATTTGGAGAAGATTTCTTTTGAGAAGTGGAAGCGCGAGAGGGGGATGGTTTAA
- the pbp11 gene encoding tRNA-binding protein Pbp11, with translation MGIFRRIFKKPKREVNKIEIVSRKPVGRFRVLQVFNIFGKQVLAGEVIDGIIYPGYKLKGRDVGIVRNIEKNRKKVDFAVSGDVVALMLENKMDVNDGELLEVYQS, from the coding sequence ATGGGCATTTTTAGAAGGATCTTTAAAAAACCCAAAAGAGAAGTCAACAAAATTGAAATAGTTTCAAGAAAGCCAGTTGGAAGGTTTAGAGTCCTTCAGGTTTTTAATATTTTTGGGAAGCAGGTACTTGCTGGTGAGGTAATTGATGGGATTATATATCCGGGATACAAGCTGAAAGGGAGAGACGTTGGAATAGTGAGGAATATTGAGAAAAACCGCAAAAAGGTTGATTTTGCAGTTTCTGGAGATGTTGTTGCTTTAATGCTCGAGAACAAAATGGATGTTAATGATGGAGAACTTCTTGAAGTTTACCAATCATGA
- a CDS encoding TatD family hydrolase, with amino-acid sequence MIIFDNHFHVDPFKGLFLEAVKQFHRAGGTHLAVVYKTAHDYGFAGMKAEDFIEAMDFHIKLVEKINKETPVKAFAVVGVHPAEFVYLAEKKSLEYAKDEVMKALEYAQKLCLEGKAIAIGEIGRPHFEVSGEIWRASIELMKYGMALAKEADCAVQLHTESFTEEKFRELGKIVKEVGIKPYRVVKHYSPPLVKIAEEVGVFPSILASKKAMMEAIMQGNRFFMETDYIDDKRRPGAVLGPKTVPKRTKAFLQQRIFTEEDVYKIHVENPEKVYGVEMEE; translated from the coding sequence ATGATAATATTCGACAATCATTTTCACGTTGATCCCTTTAAGGGGCTCTTTCTTGAGGCAGTAAAGCAGTTCCACAGAGCAGGCGGGACACATCTTGCTGTTGTGTATAAAACAGCTCACGATTACGGCTTTGCTGGGATGAAAGCAGAGGACTTCATAGAGGCTATGGATTTCCACATAAAACTCGTTGAGAAAATAAACAAAGAGACTCCAGTGAAGGCTTTTGCAGTTGTTGGTGTTCATCCAGCTGAGTTTGTGTATTTGGCTGAAAAGAAGAGCTTAGAATATGCTAAGGATGAGGTCATGAAAGCCCTGGAATATGCTCAAAAGCTGTGCCTTGAGGGTAAAGCAATAGCCATCGGAGAAATTGGCAGACCTCATTTTGAGGTTAGCGGAGAAATATGGAGAGCAAGCATTGAGCTGATGAAGTATGGAATGGCTCTGGCTAAAGAAGCTGATTGTGCTGTTCAACTGCATACAGAGAGTTTCACGGAAGAGAAGTTCAGAGAGCTTGGAAAAATAGTTAAGGAAGTCGGAATAAAACCGTACAGAGTCGTCAAACACTATTCCCCACCTCTCGTGAAAATTGCAGAAGAAGTTGGGGTTTTTCCCTCAATTTTGGCGAGCAAAAAAGCTATGATGGAGGCTATAATGCAGGGGAACAGGTTTTTCATGGAGACCGATTACATTGATGATAAAAGAAGACCTGGAGCAGTGTTGGGACCAAAGACAGTGCCAAAGAGAACGAAAGCTTTCCTCCAGCAGAGAATCTTCACCGAGGAGGACGTTTACAAAATCCATGTTGAGAATCCAGAAAAGGTTTATGGGGTGGAGATGGAGGAGTAG